One genomic window of Garciella nitratireducens DSM 15102 includes the following:
- a CDS encoding aminotransferase class V-fold PLP-dependent enzyme, producing the protein MKNLYLDHAATSFPKAPGVVESMSNYLIEVGSNVNRGVYQSSFDAENILFETRELICELFHFQKPENVVFTKNITESLNVLIKGILHKNDHIIVSSMEHNAVMRPLNALLTRGVSFSKVPCNKYGELNPEDIKKYIQPNTKAILMTHASNVCGTILDLVKVGKICKEKGFYFIIDTAQTAGFLDIDYEKLNADAIAFTGHKGLLGPQGIGGFIIGEDMANQMNSLIQGGTGSLSEEETQPDYMPDKFEAGTLNIPGIYGLNASLKYILKTGLKTIREKELYILKYFLDELSNLSALKIIGKKHLKERTAVVSIDIPQEDTGEIAYELFKDFGIMTRCGLHCAPSAHKTLGTFPHGTIRFSFSHHNTIKDITYTIDALNQIMKKRSL; encoded by the coding sequence ATGAAAAATTTATACTTGGATCATGCTGCTACTTCTTTTCCGAAAGCTCCTGGAGTTGTAGAAAGTATGTCAAATTATCTCATAGAGGTTGGCTCAAATGTAAATAGAGGAGTGTATCAAAGTTCCTTCGATGCAGAAAACATTCTATTTGAAACTAGAGAATTAATCTGTGAACTATTTCACTTTCAAAAACCGGAAAATGTTGTTTTTACCAAAAACATCACAGAGAGTCTTAATGTTTTAATAAAAGGAATACTACATAAAAATGATCATATCATCGTATCCTCAATGGAACATAATGCAGTAATGAGGCCCTTAAATGCCCTTTTAACGAGAGGAGTTTCTTTCTCCAAAGTCCCTTGCAATAAATACGGAGAATTAAATCCAGAGGATATAAAAAAATATATTCAACCGAATACAAAAGCTATCCTTATGACCCACGCTTCCAATGTTTGTGGAACCATTTTAGATTTAGTAAAAGTCGGAAAAATCTGTAAAGAGAAAGGATTCTACTTTATTATTGATACAGCCCAAACAGCAGGATTTTTAGATATAGATTATGAAAAATTAAATGCGGATGCCATTGCCTTTACTGGACATAAAGGATTGTTAGGACCCCAAGGTATAGGTGGTTTTATAATAGGGGAAGACATGGCTAATCAGATGAATTCCCTTATACAAGGTGGTACCGGAAGCTTATCCGAAGAAGAAACACAGCCTGATTATATGCCCGATAAATTTGAAGCAGGAACATTAAATATTCCTGGTATCTATGGATTGAATGCCTCCTTAAAATATATTTTAAAGACAGGACTTAAAACCATTAGAGAGAAGGAACTTTATATTTTAAAATACTTTCTAGATGAATTATCTAATCTATCAGCATTAAAAATAATAGGGAAAAAGCATCTAAAGGAAAGAACTGCTGTAGTATCGATAGACATCCCACAGGAAGATACTGGAGAAATTGCCTATGAATTATTCAAAGATTTTGGAATCATGACCCGATGTGGCTTACATTGTGCACCATCAGCCCATAAAACTCTAGGCACTTTTCCCCATGGAACAATAAGGTTTAGCTTTAGCCACCACAATACAATCAAGGATATTACATATACGATAGATGCATTAAACCAAATCATGAAAAAAAGATCTTTGTAA
- the yedE gene encoding YedE family putative selenium transporter, which translates to MAEKKGIIAAGGIVGIISVLLVYFGNPVNMGFCIACFIRDTAGAMGLHRALVVQYIRPEIIGLVLGAFVISLKNKEFKATGGSSPFTRFILGIAVMIGALMFLGCPLRMVLRIAGGDLNAIVGLVGFVVGIFVGVLFLNKGFNLKRSYKMSRMEGYLFPALNVGLLFMLLAGASFLFFSEEGPGSMHAPIWIALIAGLIVGALAQRTRLCMVGGMRDLIMFKDSYLLSGFLAIVVFAFIGNLIFGYFNLGFVDQPIAHTDGLWNFLGMVLVGWASVLLGGCPLRQLILAGEGNTDSAITVMGMLVGAALAHNFGLASSGEGATFNGQIAVGICLSVIFVVSIVNSEFVGKNKSKEMLKETNN; encoded by the coding sequence ATGGCTGAGAAAAAAGGAATTATTGCTGCTGGTGGTATTGTAGGAATTATATCTGTTTTACTAGTGTATTTTGGAAATCCTGTAAATATGGGATTTTGTATTGCCTGCTTTATTCGGGATACTGCAGGTGCAATGGGTTTACATAGGGCCCTAGTGGTTCAATACATTCGACCTGAAATTATAGGGCTTGTATTAGGAGCTTTTGTGATTTCATTGAAAAACAAAGAATTTAAAGCTACAGGGGGGTCTTCGCCTTTTACAAGATTTATTTTAGGAATAGCAGTTATGATTGGTGCTTTAATGTTCTTGGGGTGTCCCTTAAGGATGGTTTTAAGAATTGCAGGCGGAGATTTAAATGCAATAGTTGGTTTAGTAGGTTTTGTTGTTGGGATCTTTGTAGGAGTGTTATTTCTTAATAAAGGTTTTAATCTAAAGAGAAGCTATAAAATGTCTAGGATGGAAGGATATTTATTCCCTGCTTTAAATGTAGGATTATTATTTATGCTTTTAGCTGGTGCTTCCTTTTTATTTTTTAGTGAAGAAGGACCTGGATCTATGCATGCTCCCATTTGGATTGCTCTGATAGCTGGTCTTATTGTTGGTGCTTTAGCACAAAGGACAAGACTTTGTATGGTGGGAGGCATGAGAGACTTGATCATGTTTAAGGATAGCTATCTTTTATCTGGATTTTTAGCGATTGTTGTGTTTGCATTTATTGGAAATTTGATTTTTGGGTATTTTAATCTTGGTTTTGTTGATCAGCCAATAGCTCATACCGATGGATTGTGGAATTTCTTAGGAATGGTTTTGGTGGGATGGGCTTCTGTATTATTAGGTGGTTGTCCATTAAGACAGCTTATTCTTGCTGGAGAAGGAAATACAGATTCAGCGATTACTGTTATGGGAATGTTAGTGGGAGCAGCTCTTGCTCATAATTTTGGTCTTGCTTCTAGTGGAGAAGGTGCTACATTTAATGGACAAATA